The following is a genomic window from Mus pahari chromosome 1, PAHARI_EIJ_v1.1, whole genome shotgun sequence.
GTTGTTGTTCTGGATCACCCCCCATTGTAATTTCTTTTCCCAAAATCAACTTCAAACCACAATGAACACAGTACACAAGAAGGTCCTATTTGTGTGTAACTTGATAGGGGTCAACCTATATTTTTGTCAATCCTTGAGACTTTGATCAAAACCCATGTTTCGCTTCTTTAGGAAGAATAGGTCAAGATGCTCTAGTACCTGCCGTGTGGTCCAACCATCAGTTTCCTTGCTAAGAACAGAGACAGAGTCTAGAGAGCACTACTAAAGGCCCattggatggctcagtggataaaagccaTTAACCAGActttgatccctgaaacccacaaaAAGATAAGTACCGTTGCTTGTATCCACAATCCCAGCCCTCCTACAaggagttgggaggcagagacaggagaatcgcCCAAAAGTATCCTTGAGTATGCAgagcaacaaaagcaaaaggggCATGAAGTGggcgtgggtgggtaggggagcaggggcagcgggagggtatagggaactttcgggatagcatttgaaaagtaaataaagaaaatatctcattaaaaaaataaaataaaacagaacttcAGTTtcaggcaaagaaagaaagaaagaaagaaagaaagaaagaaagaaagaaagaaagaaagaaagaaagagttcaaaaagaaaatggacttcAGAGAGGGTACAGAGACAAGGGGGAAGATGactgggatgaggaactgtaggaggTGGGACTGAGAGGGGACAAtgactggaatataaataaataaataatttaaattaaaaaaaaaaagaaattgacttCCATtacttgtcctctgacttccacatgtacatCATGGCATGCATACCTACCTGCTCTAATGCACGCtgatcagacacacacacatatgcacatatacacatatacacacatacacacatacatacacacactgatgATAAGAATAATAActgataataaattattttaaaaatatgagataaatgactttttttattagatactttctttatttacatttcaaatgttatcccccttttcttgtttcccctctgaaaatcccttattccctctcccctacccctgctcaccaacccacctactccctcttcctggccctggcagtcccttatactggggcatggcaccttcacaggaccaagggcctctcctcctattgatgaccaactaggccatcctctgctacatatgcagctatatccatgagtcccaccatgtgttttctttgattggtggtttagtcccagggagttcttggaggtactggttagttcatattgttgttcctcctatgtggcaaacccgttcagctccttgggtcctttctctatctccttcattggggactctgtgctccatccaatggatgactgtgagcatccacttctgtatttttcaggcactggcagagcctttcaggagacagctatatcgggctcctgtcagcaagcacttgttggcatccgcaatagtgtgtgggtttggtgattggataaactattttaaaagaatactaaATTTCACAACAAATCAATCCTTTTACTAttggatttttgttattttgttttattattagttGTTGCtgttatggttgttgttgttcagtatgtgtgtggatggttgtacatgcccatgtgtgcatgtgtgctggtgtgtgtgtgtgtgtgtgtatgtgtgtgtgtgtgtgtgtgtgtgtgtgtgtgtgtgtgtgtgtgNNNNNNNNNNNNNNNNNNNNNNNNNtgtgtgtgtgtgtgtgtgtgtgtgtgtgtgtgtgtgtgtgtgtgtgagtgcatgtgtgttggggtgcAGACATGAACGCCAAGGTGCAtatgtggaggtaagaggacaacttttgggagtcagttctctccttctactgagGATTCAAGGATCTAAGATCATCAGGCTGGCTCAGGAAGtgctttactggctgagccaacTCATTGATACATGCTATTCTCTTTGGAACACTTAAACTGGATCCCCAGGACTCCACTGGGGAGATGGACATAGGAAGGCacgaggttcaaggtcatcttcagctacctAGAGAGTTAGAGAACAGGATGAGATACATGGGTCCTGTctaacaaatgtaaataaatttttggaTCGTCAAGAACTGGATCTCATTTCTAGGGGAAAATAGAATCCCAGGAGACCTGATTGCCTGAGATCATATACTGCAGTAATATAGAACTTCTTATCTATGACATCACTTGATTGTCCTTTTTGATGACCTTATAGACAGATCACTCTAAAAGATTGTTTTAGCTTTAAAGCAAAAAGAGACACATAGTAACAAAGGATAGCAACAATTCCTGAAACTTAGAGATCTTTCTTCTCTTAGATTCTTGCCTTCTGTATAGTTCACAGGTGTAGATATAACTCAATTGACTTCATACAGAAAGACTCATTGTATTCTGAGCAGCAAGAATCTTGTAATGTGAGGATAAAGAGGTGACTCTTCAGTCAAGAGCATTTACTGCACTTACAGAGAACTGGGTCTAGCtgccaacacccacatggtggttcataatgAGCTATAGTTGCAGTTCCAAGGGAACCATCacccacttctgacctccacaagcacaaATCACAAATGAAGTgtacatgcattcaggcaaaatgcccaaacacataaaatagaagtaaataaatctaaaaaacaaaaggatcttgcaatttcttcctttcccaagAGCATCCTTAGGctctctgttttctgctttccAAGCTATAAGGGATTCAGCAAAGGGGTGATAAATGTGTAACCCACAGAAATCATCTGATCCTTCCATGGAGAGTTGCTGATGTCAGAACCAATACCAGGGTGTTGGTGCATCTGTACTGGAAAAGAACTAAATTCTTGTGGGAAGATGGTGAAAGAGTTTGCCTCCCATCGCACAGCAGGTATCAGGGTGATAAACAAGACAGTGACACAGATAACATGAGGAGACAAGGATAATGAGGACAGTAACACTGTGCTCGTAATTTGCTCGATAATTTCATGTTAATaatcttccatttatttttcattttaatttacaaagCTTTGCTGAATAATCTGGTCAAGACTTCAAATGAGAAAACAACAGTTCACAGAAGTGAACTGACTTGTCCAAGTTTGCACAACTGTTCACTAGCTGACTTGGAATTTTATACCAAGATTATTGACTTTATGTCTTCTTCCACCAAATACAAAGAGGTGTCAGTGAGAGCATGTCTAGTGCTCTTCTACAGCCTGCCCGAAATTTTCAGTTTAAAATCCCAGTTCtccagcaatggcttgtgctgtaagatcgagaattgacaaatgagacctcataaaattgcaaagcttctgtaaggtcaaagacactgtcaataagacaaaaaggccaccaacagattgggaaaggatttttaccaatcctaaatcagataggggactaatattcaatatatataaagaactcaagaagatggactccagaaaaccaaataagcccattaaaaaatggggcacagagctaaaaaagaactctcaactgagaaatatcgaatggctgagaaacacctcaaaaaatgttcaNNNNNNNNNNNNNNNNNNNNNNNNNNNNNNNNNNNNNNNNNNNNNNNNNNNNNNNNNNNNNNNNNNNNNNNNNNNNNNNNNNNNNNNNNNNNNNNNNNNNNNNNNNNNNNNNNNNNNNNNNNNNNNNNNNNNNNNNNNNNNNNNNNNNNNNNNNNNNNNNNNNNNNNNNNNNNNNNNNNNNNNNNNNNNNNNNNNNNNNNNNNNNNNNNNNNNNNNNNNNNNNNNNNNNNNNNNNNNNNNNNNNNNNNNNNNNNNNNNNNNNNNNNNNNNNNNNNNNNNNNNNNNNNNNNNNNNNNNNNNNNNNNNNNNNNNNNNNNNNNNNNNNNNNNNNNNNNNNNNNNNNNNNNNNNNNNNNNNNNNNNNNNNNNNNNNNNNNNNNNNNNNNNNNNNNNNNNNNNNNNNNNNNNNNNNNNNNNNNNNNNNNNNNNNNNNNNNNNNNNNNNNNNNNNNNNNNNNNNNNNNNNNNNNNNNNNNNNNNNNNNNNNNNNNNNNNNNNNNNNNNNNNNNNNNNNNNNNNNNNNNNNNNNNNNNNNNNNNNNNNNNNNNNNNNNNNNNNNNNNNNNNNNNNNNNNNNNNNNNNNNNNNNNNNNNNNNNNNNNNNNNNNNNNNNNNNNNNNNNNNNNNNNNNNNNNNNNNNNNNNNNNNNNNNNNNNNNNNNNNNNNNNNNNNNNNNNNNNNNNNNNNNNNNNNNNNNNNNNNNNNNNNNNNNNNNNNNNNNNNNNNNNNNNNNNNNNNNNNNNNNNNNNNNNNNNNNNNNNNNNNNNNNNNNNNNNNNNNNNNNNNNNNNNNNNNNNNNNNNNNNNNNNNNNNNNNNNNNNNNNNNNNNNNNNNNNNNNNNNNNNNNNNNNNNNNNNNNNNNNNNNNNNNNNNNNNNNNNNNNNNNNNNNNNNNNNNNNNNNNNNNNNNNNNNNNNNNNNNNNNNNNNNNNNNNNNNNNNNNNNNNNNNNNNNNNNNNNNNNNNNNNNNNNNNNNNNNNNNNNNNNNNNNNNNNNNNNNNNNNNNNNNNNNNNNNNNNNNNNNNNNNNNNNNNNNNNNNNNNNNNNNNNNNNNNNNNNNNNNNNNNNNNNNNNNNNNNNNNNNNNNNNNNNNNNNNNNNNNNNNNNNNNNNNNNNNNNNNNNNNNNNNNNNNNNNNNNNNNNNNNNNNNNNNNNNNNNNNNNNNNNNNNNNNNNNNNNNNNNNNNNNNNNNNNNNNNNNNNNNNNNNNNNNNNNNNNNNNNNNNNNNNNNNNNNNNNNNNNNNNNNNNNNNNNNNNNNNNNNNNNNNNNNNNNNNNNNNNNNNNNNNNNNNNNNNNNNNNNNNNNNNNNNNNNNNNNNNNNNNNNNNNNNNNNNNNNNNNNNNNNNNNNNNNNNNNNNNNNNNNNNNNNNNNNNNNNNNNNNNNNNNNNNNNNNNNNNNNNNNNNNNNNNNNNtctgaagagagcaatggtgtactcatatacataaaataaataaattaatttaaaaaaaagactcagtCCACAGGAGGAAATTTATGCCTGCTACTATAAATCTTGTCATGAATCCACAGCCAGTGAGCTCATAGGTCCTTGGAGTGAATCTACTGAATGTACTGAATATACTAACCTGCCttctaaataaatatctttatataaaaagGTTATGTCTCAGTCCTCATCAGATAAGCTTTTTTATAGTGGACAGCAGTTAATACACATACTTGTAACTCAAAATTGATAAGAAGTGTGTATATGGAGTGCTCTGAGCTAAATGGGAAGTCTACATCACACACCCTCTTCCCTAGTCTCAGGAACATCAtagaagagggacagaaagattggCAAGAGACAGAAGTCTGGTTAATGTCTTCTAGACATTGTACTCATGAATTCGCAGTAGCTATAGTTACTTGTACAACGTTAAGCCAGTCAACACTTCAACATGGGATGAGGAGGTGGTGCTTAAGATCCTCTACCCTTGGTTGAGAAGCTATTGACAGTTAGTGGCTTCTGGGGGGCataggagtcagttttcttaggGATGTGATCTCTAGTAGGTTGACTCTGCTTCCGTGGAAAGTCctaaatatatgcacatacaggCAGCACTAAATTAGATCCCTTGGGTtatttaacaaaagaagaaaagaaaacataaagttgGGAAGTAGaacaaagaggaggaggtggacaAAGGGtgaatatataaaagtatactacacacacacacacacacacacacacacacacacacacacgagaaattCTCAGAGTAAATAAaggtatatttaaattaaatatacaaatgtCTAGTTTCCACAAATAACTACCTTCTAAAAACTCATTAGCCATTTCCTTCACATAGCTAGTACCACCTCAAATCATTCCAGCAGGCTCAGAccacaattttatttcttaattaaaataaattaaattagaaCATAATGccattatttctttctgttccaaTATAAATACCATTAAAATTCCATTATAAAACTGGAGCATGGCAATGGatatcaaatgaagaaaatgaaagccaaTCATATCTTACACAGTGAATGTAAAACATGGCTCACTATTTTTGcaggatatacatacatacatacatacgtacatacatacatacacattccaACATTTGGATAGAAATTGTAGCCTGGAGCTTTCTCTCCTCTATTGCTATGGTCACGAACAGTCAGCAAAACTGTTTGTGGAGCACTTCCCAAGAGCGATGCTGTCACATTCAACTTTAATAGTTCAGACTTATTTCCCTAAAATCAATTTAGAAATCTTTCATTGATTTTGAACCATTGCTGGACTTCCCTTAGTGACCCTCAGCCTGAGCTAAAAATCAATCCTAGAAAATTCATTTTGTCGGGAATAAGATGGTGCTGACGTACTAGATATGGCATGTTGGGAGAATTATTTAACCTCTCCATACCATGTATCTCTATGTATAACATGAGGATGAGTTTGTGATAATCAAATGAGTTAGCACTTACTAGGTAGCTAAGATATTgtcagatatataaataaatgttcaatggATATCAGCTAATGTTATGAATATtggtattttattacatattgaaAACTGTAGGATATGATCCTTTCAAATCTAAGTGTTACCCAAGAAAAGTACTTTATGTCTCCATATAATTGTTTACTGTTAAGTGAATGTTAATATCCTCAAATTCAATCATAGTCTATTATTTCCATTGGCTGTTAAGAAACCTAAAGACACGTAGGCAGGCACTCTCAAATCCGCAGAAACACTTCTAAAATGACAATCTTACTACTGAGTTCTTAAAAATCCTGcctgaattttcttctttaaccCAATTCTTTTGACCTTGTCACTTAAACTTTTGTAGTAAAGTTTTTAAGCTGCTTCAGATCTTATTTGAAAAACTATTGAGGATATAGTATCCTAAAATAGAATTCATTAATTTCAACAGATAACATGGCTAGCAATAAGCTACTCGTAGAATGTCCTCTTCATTAGAGTTCATAAAAATTATTGTGTGAAGCCCTGTGCTTTGTGATGTTTTCACCTGGCCATGGACCGAGGAATTCTTGCCATTGGGTTTTCATATTGTCCTTCTATGTTCTCCTCCTGACTTAATGTGTTGCACATCGGAGAAGAGATAGAAGGTCCGTTAGCATCTATGGCGATGTTTTTGTAACATCAAGAgtagggtgggggctggagagatggctcagagattaaggacacttgctgcttttgcagaggacccaggttcagatccTCCACCAATGTCAGAgactcataactgcctgtaagcATAGCTCCTGGAGCttcaacgccctcttctggccactgggAGTAGATACAATCAcggaatatatacacacatacacataaattaaaaataaaagttacgtAAAGAAAAGAGAGTGGTTTCTTTACTATTTTGTGTAttgtggtgtatgtgcacatatatgtgcaggtaTGAAGACCCGTCCATATAGACCGAGGCCAGAAAATGACATCAATTGGCCTGTTCTACAACTTTCCACCTTATACCCTTGAGACAAGGCCTTTCTCTGAACCTGAAGCTGGGCTGGAAGCCAACAAAACCCCAGTGAGCCACCTGactactcccaccccacccctaccatCATGGAATTGTaggcacacacagccatgcctggctttttatgtaagTACTTGGGACTCAAATCCACATTCCCATAGtttcacagcaagcacttttacccattgATCCATCTCCCCTCTcacccttttctcttttaaaaaagataccaTGAAAGTATCATTCTGTGTTCCCAGTCCTCCATCTAACCCTCTCCATTAGTCTCCCAAGTTTGATATAGTTTTGCACTATATCAGATTGGACTACAGGCAATGGGAACTTTGTCTGGCTCCAAAGattagacagacagaaagacagacaaacagacagtcAGACGTTATTACTATCTACTTTTAATGTGAAGGAaatattggggttggagagaagactcagcagctaagggcacatgttgctcttgaagaggacccagctcccactcccagcacacacatggaggctcacaaccatctgtaactccagtttcaggagatctgacagcctcttctgacctccttgagaaccaggcatacacatggtgtatataaacaaagtaaataaacaaaggaaagattAGAACTCAACTTTGTTTGCTGGACCCTAAAGCTGAGCCCTTACTATATCCTTTGCAATGTGCTACCAAAAAAATGCAaggaataaatcctttcttctgtctcaaaggaaaccTAAGAACTTTATTGCAGGGTTAATACCATGACATATTAAActcaattttataaaaagaaaaatgatttagttttcaaaaattaTCACTATCAGATAGTGCCATTCAGCAAGATTGTGTTGAGGAAGTGAGGTTTTAGGAGACATTTAATGCCAACAAGGAAAGTCAAAGAAACATTTCTATATGTAGATGGACTGGTGTCTACAAGCCTTTAAAGAGTAACAGAATGATAGCCATCTATCACCTGCTGTCAACaatcttttttaagatttatttatttattatatgtaagtacgctgtagctatcttcagacactccagaagagtgcatcagagctcgttatggatggttgatttgaactcaggacctttggaagagcactcagtgctcttaaccactgagccatctcttcagccctactGTCAACAATCTTattcatttgtttcctcttttcctctgagttTCCTCTGCCAGCCCTTATCTTAAGACCTGTGGTAGGAAAGAAGGATGCTTAAGGCAGCATGGGTCAATCCAGGACTCAGTCATTGAAAATCTAATAGAAGTAGAGGGTGATGATGAACACTTCATAGACCCAGGTAGTCATGAGTGCAACTACTGCTCCATTCTCATGGCCTActgattttgtgtttcctttccaTCACACTGTGTTCTGCCTTGTTCAGCGAATAATTTCCCCCAGGAAGgaatttttctggctttctgaacCAGAACATTCTTGCCAAAAGTCTTTTTACTGCATCAGTCACCTCTTGGTTCCTTAAACTGTAGATTAAGGGATTCAGCAATGGAGAGAAGAAGGTATAGACAACAGATACTGCCCGGCCTTCTTCCGGGGAGTAGCTGGAGCTAGGGCGAAGGTAGATGAGGGTGCAACATCCATACTGCAGGACAACCACGAGGAGGTGTGAAGAGCAGGTGGAGAAAGCCCGGCGTTTCCCCTCTGCTGATGTCATCCTCAGGATGGTAGCCACAATGCAACCATAGGAGAGACagataagaagaaaaggaatggcTACTGCAGCCACACTGATGGCAAAGAGAGCTGCCTGGTGTATATGAGTATCTGTACAGGCCAGGCGCATGACTGCAGGCatgtcacagaagaagtggtAGATTTCATTGTGGCCACAGAACGGGAGGTGGCAGATCAGAATGGTCAAAGGCAGTGACAAAAGGAAACCCAGCCCCAAAGAACCTAAAGCCATCTGCCCACACAGCTGCCAACTCATAATGAGGCTGTAATGCAATGGGTGACAGATGGCCACATACCTGTCATAAGCCATGATGGCCAGCAGGACACAGTCCGATCCTCcaagaaggatgaagaagaaCATCTGGGCCCCACAGCTGGGCAGAGAGATAAGCATCTTCCCCATGGAGAGGATGCTAGCCAGAGTCAGTGGAGCAATGTTGGTGGAATAGCCAAGCTCTAATGTGGCCAACACAAAAAGGAAGAAGTACATTGGGGTATGGAGGGAGTGATCCTGCCAGACTGTGAGCCCAATGGTAAGGTTTCCAATGAGGCTTCCTAGATACAGCAGTAAGAAGCCCACAAACACTAGGGAAGCCACTGTGGAGTTGGTTGAAAAGGGGCGGAAGTGGAAATATACCACTCCTGTCTGATTTTCCTCCTCCATCAGACCTAGTACAAGGAAAAGAGTCAAGGGTAAGCTATATGTCACTAAGCTATATTAAACCAGTCTGCAGTTAACCAAGTGCTTATTCTCTGGGCTTCCTTTGAATTTAAACCCCAACTAGTTCTGTGACTTTGGAGAAATATGGGCTCCAGCATTTTCACTGTAAAACTCAGAAATGTATGACACCCACCTGAGAGTGCTGGTGAAAATTGAACCAGACTCTATGACTACAAGCAAAGAGACCAATGCCAGGCATGCATGAGGTTCTCAATACACATTTCCTTGTCTTGTCCATGCCGTTCATGATCATCATCCCTCTTCTTTTGGAGCAAAACTTTCTCACCAGCCTCATGCCCTTTTGTTTCTATGACTACACATTCATAGAACAGCTCACAAGTACAGATCTCTAAGGATGTATGTGGTTCCCACACCAAGTGCAAAAGGCAAGCTACACAAGCCTGCCTTTTACCCATTCTGCAAGTGTGGGTATTCATAGCCCAGTTCAATAAAATAGGATGCATTTTTACATATCTAATCCTTTAAAACTTGGAATTCTggtattttttcttaaatattcaaCAATTCATTTTCACAGTTGCATTGTGCCAAATAGCAACCTTGGAGATGCTGCTCCATCTTCTTCCACATTTCCTTTTATCCTTGTTCCAATGGCATCTATCTTATAAAGGATTTCCAACCCTCTTGTACAGGGGTCACCCTTTACCTACCTCAATATTATAGGCCCAATGTAGTCTCTTTTAAATGCTTTCTAAGCTATGTAGATCAATTCTGAGAGTCTTAAAAGATAGCTTCTTATTCTTGCATTATCAATACAATTATTAAATCCTGAttcacaaaacaattttatgagTGAAAATGGAGTTCTTTGCTGAGGTGCAACTTCaggaaataacatttaaaatatctccactgccagccaggcgtggtggtgcatgcctttaatcccagcactcgggaggcagaggcaggcagatttctgagttcgaagccagcctggtctacaaagtgagttccaggacagccaNNNNNNNNNNNNNNNNNNNNNNNNNaaaaaaaaaaaaaaaaaaaacacaaaaacaaaaacaaaaaactccactGCCCTGGCTACCAGCTCTGCCTCTGTCGACACTCTCATGTTTCTGAACTTAAGTAAGCTGCAATGTGGactcacacatgcctgcacacacatttCCATGTGTTTGTGGTTAACCTTTCAGTTGGATGAAACTGGCTAAATTAGCAACTGAATGGTCTTTCCCTTGATGTTTGCAGAGGATACTCAGAAAGGCCAAGCTAAGAACACTATTCTTCTAAAAGAGAAGGATGAGATCAAAGAACAAGTTCAACTATTGGTTTATGCTAGTTTGATAACCAATGTAGCCTAAGCTTCAATATGGTGTTtggcttttctttgtttatatggtgaTCACTCTGCTGGAGGAGAAATCATTTCACTTGGGAGTGAGGCCACCAGTAGACTAGGTTGCTTATGCTCATGTAGCCAATGCTAACTGAAAAGAGGACATAAAGGTGAGAAGAACGCAGGGCACAGGGGGGAGTCCTAGGTGGAACGTGAGGAGGAACTGGGGTGTATATAATCAAGAtccattatatatgtatatgtatgtacatgtatacactcatatatatgtatatatgaaattctcaaagaataagcaACAATGTTAATAAGTAAAAAGTGACTCTTCATGGTGGAAGTTCTGTGGAGAAATTAATACTTAAATCATATACTTAAATTAATACTTGAATCATCTGTGTACATGTTGGTATCCCTAGCTtgctatagacagacagacagacagacagacactaattTGCACAGTGCTAATTGTTAGAGAAGCAGAGGGCTCGAGCTTTagaaaaatgttgtttttattctttaccaGATC
Proteins encoded in this region:
- the LOC110336113 gene encoding olfactory receptor 10V1-like produces the protein MEEENQTGVVYFHFRPFSTNSTVASLVFVGFLLLYLGSLIGNLTIGLTVWQDHSLHTPMYFFLFVLATLELGYSTNIAPLTLASILSMGKMLISLPSCGAQMFFFILLGGSDCVLLAIMAYDRYVAICHPLHYSLIMSWQLCGQMALGSLGLGFLLSLPLTILICHLPFCGHNEIYHFFCDMPAVMRLACTDTHIHQAALFAISVAAVAIPFLLICLSYGCIVATILRMTSAEGKRRAFSTCSSHLLVVVLQYGCCTLIYLRPSSSYSPEEGRAVSVVYTFFSPLLNPLIYSLRNQEVTDAVKRLLARMFWFRKPEKFLPGGNYSLNKAEHSVMERKHKISRP